One uncultured Flavobacterium sp. genomic window carries:
- a CDS encoding DUF4407 domain-containing protein, with protein MLKQFFILCSGADRDLLEGCSEGEQTKYVGIGATVFFTAVMAFLASAYALFTVFDSIYPALIFGFVWSLLIFNLDRFIVSTIKKRDRFMDEFLQATPRIMLAVIIAIVISKPLEIKIFEKEINTVLLKEKNEMELANKKQVGNYFKSDLDKNKAEIKALKDDILKKEKEVNALYSTYITEAEGTAGTKKLGKGPVYKEKREKHDATLKEFETLKTTNEAKIAEKEKIGKQLQADLDKKVSQTQPIIEGFDGLMARINALDKLPWLPSFFIMLLFLAIETSPIIAKLLAPKGEFDFKQEEAETAMQATLVQNKYQRDLLVKTSVLMHDKVYADIAEDRGLYDLQRKNARELLELQSNSFVEKQKATL; from the coding sequence ATTGGTGCCACCGTTTTTTTTACCGCAGTTATGGCTTTCCTTGCCAGTGCTTATGCGCTTTTTACTGTTTTTGACTCTATTTATCCTGCTCTGATTTTTGGGTTTGTATGGAGTTTATTAATCTTTAATCTGGACCGATTTATTGTTTCGACAATTAAAAAAAGAGATCGCTTTATGGATGAATTTCTGCAAGCGACTCCCCGAATTATGTTAGCAGTAATTATTGCTATCGTAATTTCGAAACCATTAGAGATTAAAATTTTCGAAAAAGAAATCAATACCGTTTTGTTGAAAGAGAAAAACGAAATGGAATTAGCTAACAAAAAGCAAGTTGGAAATTATTTCAAATCAGATTTGGATAAAAATAAAGCAGAGATCAAAGCACTGAAAGATGATATTCTGAAAAAAGAAAAAGAAGTAAACGCTTTGTATTCAACTTATATTACTGAAGCAGAAGGAACTGCCGGAACTAAGAAATTAGGGAAAGGTCCCGTTTATAAAGAGAAACGTGAGAAACACGATGCAACTTTAAAAGAATTCGAAACTTTAAAAACAACTAACGAAGCTAAAATTGCCGAGAAAGAAAAAATAGGCAAACAATTGCAAGCCGATTTAGATAAAAAAGTTTCGCAAACGCAGCCTATTATTGAAGGTTTTGATGGGTTAATGGCGCGTATAAATGCATTGGATAAATTGCCTTGGCTGCCTTCGTTTTTTATAATGTTATTGTTTTTGGCGATCGAAACGTCTCCAATTATTGCAAAACTATTAGCTCCAAAAGGCGAATTTGATTTTAAACAAGAAGAAGCCGAAACTGCTATGCAAGCTACTTTGGTACAAAATAAATACCAGCGTGATTTGTTAGTCAAAACCAGTGTGCTAATGCATGATAAAGTTTACGCTGATATTGCGGAAGACAGAGGGCTTTATGATTTACAGCGAAAAAATGCAAGGGAGTTACTGGAACTGCAGTCGAATAGTTTTGTAGAAAAACAAAAAGCGACTTTATAA
- a CDS encoding PH domain-containing protein — MKEQFKKFLNEEQDPKAIEKITSKLNDLLMKNEEIGYIAVQKKPAITVFPDSIILTNKRIIICKPKNLGLSMDFTDYTWDDIVSTFVKENILGSEFSFGTTTDLTISIDYIPKTQARKIYTYAKEQLDLIKNPIVAETPIVETAQVIEEDDDLEVEEVETEEVTNYAEIMPATTPSFTETFEPIQPTQPSTGDRKLSELSKEELFDKLQNYKKLLDNGLIMQGEYDTYKKEILSYM, encoded by the coding sequence ATGAAAGAACAATTTAAAAAATTTCTGAACGAAGAACAAGATCCAAAAGCGATTGAAAAAATTACTTCGAAACTCAATGATTTATTGATGAAAAACGAAGAAATTGGCTATATAGCAGTTCAAAAAAAACCTGCAATTACTGTTTTTCCAGATAGCATAATCTTAACCAATAAACGTATCATTATTTGCAAGCCTAAGAATTTAGGGCTTTCAATGGATTTTACTGATTATACTTGGGATGATATTGTAAGTACTTTTGTAAAAGAAAATATTTTGGGTTCTGAATTTTCTTTTGGGACTACAACAGACCTGACTATTTCGATAGATTATATTCCGAAAACTCAGGCTAGAAAAATTTATACTTACGCAAAAGAGCAATTAGATTTAATAAAAAATCCAATTGTTGCTGAAACACCAATCGTAGAAACAGCTCAAGTTATTGAAGAAGATGATGATCTTGAAGTTGAAGAAGTTGAAACTGAAGAAGTAACTAATTATGCTGAAATTATGCCAGCTACTACTCCATCTTTTACAGAAACTTTTGAACCAATTCAACCAACACAACCTTCAACCGGAGATCGTAAATTAAGTGAATTATCTAAAGAAGAACTTTTTGATAAATTACAGAATTATAAAAAATTGCTTGATAACGGATTAATCATGCAAGGTGAATACGATACTTATAAAAAAGAGATATTAAGTTACATGTAA